A window of Pedobacter lusitanus contains these coding sequences:
- a CDS encoding ExbD/TolR family protein: MAELDTSGGGGKKGGKVRSKKSSTKVDLTAMVDLAFLLITFFMLTTTLNKPIAMDIAKPDKDEKSEQRLELRASQTMTILLGKNNKVAWYMGEAGKSAPEVQDFTQIRKSILDNKQKVQAASGKSIVMVIKPTSGATYKNFVDIMDELAITGIKSAPAIDDENITDAEKAFMKSQNLL, encoded by the coding sequence ATGGCAGAATTAGATACCTCCGGCGGGGGTGGCAAAAAGGGTGGGAAAGTAAGAAGTAAGAAATCGTCTACGAAAGTAGATTTAACCGCGATGGTTGATTTGGCTTTCTTATTGATTACCTTCTTCATGTTAACCACCACGCTGAATAAACCAATCGCAATGGATATTGCGAAGCCGGATAAAGATGAAAAGTCTGAACAAAGACTTGAATTAAGGGCATCTCAGACTATGACAATTTTGTTAGGTAAAAACAATAAAGTTGCATGGTACATGGGAGAAGCTGGTAAATCAGCTCCTGAAGTTCAGGATTTTACTCAGATCAGAAAATCGATACTGGACAACAAACAAAAAGTACAGGCTGCAAGTGGTAAATCAATCGTTATGGTGATTAAACCAACTTCTGGCGCTACCTATAAAAACTTTGTTGATATCATGGATGAATTAGCAATTACCGGAATCAAATCGGCTCCTGCAATTGACGATGAAAACATCACTGATGCTGAAAAAGCATTCATGAAATCGCAGAATCTTTTATAA
- a CDS encoding tetratricopeptide repeat protein has translation MKMTKKAITLSLGLVVMGSASFAQNLNDAKKAIDAEQYAKATSMLKSLVSSQAGKGENYFNLGDVYLHNDYVDSAKAVFNNGIAADPKFALNYVGLGQADLASNNAASAKANFDKAISLASKKDHTPYLYIGKAYIAEAKPDFTAALANLTKADEIDAADKDPETFLALGDFYALQKKNSEALQNYMRALNINEGLVRAKVQIGRMYKESRAFPESETQLKEVITADPNYGPAYREIAELYMQWANFEPAHYAEKSKQALENYKKYMDLTDKSFDTRLRYAQFLFYAKDYKGLETETAEIAKLYPNNQKSMVINRLQAYSAAENKNPESLKLLTDFFAKNADTSRLIAADYLYLGKAQLNAGQDSLALISIRKAIVKDSTNVEALEDVGKALYTNKKYDQAASVYKDAIKLNPNGKGSLTNYYYLASADYFDYANKDRDKKNPSKTILVEADSALSHLNKVSPEFTLAYIMRARVARMMDDQTNPKGLLVPYYEQYLDLVTVKKPELGAADAEKRNLVEAYTNLGFFYTATDKVKAGDYFKKALAIDPANANALAGAKQLAAPAPKAPTKKK, from the coding sequence ATGAAAATGACAAAGAAAGCAATAACCTTAAGTTTAGGTTTAGTAGTGATGGGTTCTGCCTCTTTTGCTCAAAACTTGAATGATGCAAAAAAAGCGATTGACGCTGAGCAGTATGCTAAAGCTACTTCTATGCTTAAATCTCTGGTAAGTTCTCAGGCGGGTAAAGGGGAGAACTATTTTAATTTAGGTGATGTATATCTGCATAATGACTATGTGGATTCTGCTAAAGCGGTTTTTAATAACGGAATTGCAGCTGATCCTAAGTTTGCGTTAAACTATGTTGGATTAGGACAGGCGGATCTTGCTTCTAATAATGCTGCATCAGCAAAAGCAAATTTTGATAAAGCTATTTCACTGGCTTCTAAAAAAGATCATACTCCGTATTTATACATCGGTAAAGCTTACATCGCAGAAGCGAAACCTGATTTTACTGCAGCTTTAGCTAACCTGACAAAAGCAGATGAAATTGATGCAGCTGATAAAGATCCTGAGACATTTTTGGCTCTGGGTGATTTCTACGCTTTGCAGAAAAAGAATTCTGAAGCATTACAAAACTACATGCGTGCATTGAATATCAACGAAGGTTTAGTGAGAGCTAAAGTTCAGATCGGTAGAATGTACAAAGAATCAAGAGCGTTTCCTGAGTCTGAAACACAGTTAAAAGAGGTAATTACAGCAGATCCTAATTATGGTCCTGCTTACCGCGAAATTGCTGAATTATACATGCAATGGGCAAATTTTGAACCAGCTCATTATGCAGAAAAATCTAAACAGGCTTTAGAGAACTATAAAAAATACATGGATCTGACTGACAAATCTTTTGATACAAGATTACGTTATGCACAATTCCTGTTTTATGCAAAAGACTACAAAGGTCTGGAAACTGAAACTGCTGAAATTGCAAAGTTATATCCAAACAACCAGAAAAGTATGGTAATCAACCGTCTGCAGGCATATTCAGCGGCTGAAAACAAAAATCCTGAAAGCTTAAAATTGTTGACTGATTTCTTCGCTAAAAATGCTGATACTTCACGTTTAATCGCAGCAGATTACCTTTATTTAGGTAAAGCTCAGTTAAATGCAGGTCAGGATAGTTTAGCTTTAATCAGCATCAGAAAAGCAATCGTTAAAGATTCTACTAATGTTGAAGCTTTAGAGGATGTTGGTAAAGCATTATATACTAACAAAAAATACGATCAGGCAGCTTCTGTTTATAAAGATGCTATCAAATTGAATCCAAACGGTAAAGGTTCATTAACTAACTATTACTACCTGGCTTCTGCCGATTATTTTGATTATGCAAACAAAGACAGAGACAAAAAGAATCCAAGTAAAACTATTTTAGTGGAGGCTGATTCAGCTTTATCTCACTTAAACAAAGTTTCACCTGAATTTACTCTGGCTTATATCATGAGAGCACGTGTTGCCCGCATGATGGATGATCAGACTAATCCTAAAGGATTACTTGTTCCTTACTATGAGCAATATCTTGACCTGGTAACTGTTAAAAAACCTGAATTAGGTGCAGCAGATGCTGAAAAAAGAAACTTAGTTGAAGCTTATACTAACTTAGGATTCTTCTATACTGCAACTGATAAAGTAAAAGCTGGTGATTATTTCAAAAAAGCTTTAGCTATTGATCCTGCAAATGCAAACGCATTGGCAGGTGCAAAACAATTAGCAGCTCCGGCTCCTAAAGCACCTACCAAGAAAAAGTAG
- a CDS encoding MotA/TolQ/ExbB proton channel family protein, protein MANAPKPTTVKKESSSASNLFATLVIPICIIIAALIYKFVLGDANNFIDNNVENLPKVGNYAGMAYKGGPIVPVLMGMLLMVIVFSVERFIVIGKATGTSSLDAFVKKVQTLLNSNNIEAAMAECDKQQGSVANVIKSGLKKYREMEVEANMDTDQKCLAIQKDIEEATTLEMPMLEQNLTVIATLVSVGTLMGLLGTVTGMIKAFGGLGASGAPDSAALATGISEALINTATGIGTSTLAIIMYNILTSKIDKLTYAIDEAGFSIIQTYASTHK, encoded by the coding sequence ATGGCAAACGCACCAAAACCAACAACAGTTAAAAAGGAAAGCTCATCAGCTTCAAATCTATTCGCTACTCTAGTCATTCCAATTTGTATTATCATCGCGGCACTTATCTACAAATTTGTTCTTGGAGATGCAAATAACTTTATTGACAACAACGTTGAGAACTTACCTAAAGTTGGTAACTATGCAGGTATGGCTTACAAAGGTGGACCAATCGTTCCAGTCTTAATGGGTATGCTTTTAATGGTAATCGTATTCTCAGTAGAACGTTTCATCGTTATCGGAAAAGCAACTGGTACATCTAGTTTAGATGCTTTTGTGAAAAAAGTACAAACTCTTTTAAATTCAAATAATATCGAAGCAGCTATGGCTGAGTGCGATAAACAACAAGGTTCGGTTGCTAACGTAATCAAATCTGGTTTGAAAAAATATCGTGAGATGGAAGTTGAAGCAAACATGGATACAGATCAGAAATGTTTAGCTATCCAGAAAGATATCGAAGAAGCTACAACATTAGAAATGCCAATGTTAGAGCAAAACTTAACTGTAATCGCAACATTAGTATCAGTAGGTACATTAATGGGATTATTAGGAACAGTAACAGGTATGATCAAGGCGTTTGGTGGTTTAGGTGCTTCTGGAGCTCCGGATTCAGCAGCGTTAGCAACAGGTATCTCTGAGGCACTAATCAACACAGCTACTGGTATCGGTACTTCAACTTTAGCGATCATCATGTACAACATCCTGACTTCTAAAATTGATAAATTAACTTATGCAATTGATGAAGCTGGTTTTAGCATCATCCAAACTTATGCTTCTACGCATAAATAG
- a CDS encoding energy transducer TonB, which produces MFGSKIDLFNKEWLDVVFAKKNKSYGAYELRKQNGANTSKALLFASAAFIFLFLLPKIVTLIKGQLPEEEIVKQVEVVVAPPPPVDPKTPPPPPVEPPPPKTDQIKFPPPIVKPDNQVRDEDPPQIEQLKAADPGQKTIEGDPGADIVVTGPVGEGPKQAAVVEDTKVYDFVSIETQPGFPGGMEKFYAYLHKAVRYPPMAQENNIQGKVFLSFVVEKDGRLTDIKVERKLGGGTDEEAIRVLKASPKWTPGIQNGKPVRVKYNIPISFTLSN; this is translated from the coding sequence ATGTTCGGATCTAAAATAGATTTATTCAATAAAGAATGGCTTGATGTTGTTTTCGCTAAAAAGAACAAATCTTACGGTGCTTACGAGTTACGTAAACAGAATGGCGCGAACACATCCAAAGCACTACTTTTTGCTTCGGCAGCTTTTATATTTTTGTTTCTTTTACCTAAGATCGTTACTCTGATCAAAGGTCAGCTTCCTGAAGAGGAAATTGTGAAACAGGTTGAAGTTGTTGTTGCACCTCCGCCGCCGGTGGATCCAAAAACACCTCCGCCGCCTCCGGTAGAGCCTCCGCCACCAAAGACGGATCAAATCAAGTTCCCTCCTCCGATTGTAAAACCGGATAATCAGGTACGTGATGAAGATCCTCCGCAGATTGAGCAATTAAAAGCTGCTGACCCAGGTCAGAAAACAATCGAAGGTGATCCGGGAGCTGATATCGTAGTGACTGGTCCTGTAGGTGAAGGTCCTAAACAGGCAGCAGTAGTGGAAGATACTAAAGTTTATGACTTCGTAAGTATCGAAACTCAGCCAGGTTTCCCTGGAGGTATGGAGAAATTCTATGCTTATCTGCATAAAGCAGTAAGATATCCTCCTATGGCTCAGGAAAATAATATCCAGGGTAAAGTGTTCTTGTCTTTCGTAGTTGAGAAAGATGGTCGTCTTACCGATATTAAAGTTGAGCGTAAATTAGGTGGTGGTACTGATGAAGAAGCCATCAGGGTATTAAAGGCCAGTCCAAAATGGACTCCTGGTATCCAGAATGGTAAACCTGTTCGTGTGAAGTATAACATCCCGATCAGTTTTACTTTATCTAACTAA
- the pckA gene encoding phosphoenolpyruvate carboxykinase (ATP) yields MSKVLMPKPDLSRLNLGTDNAYYQLSVPQLIEEAINNGEGTLSSSGALAIDTGKFTGRSPKDRFIVLDDITRDSVWWGDINIQFSQSDFKSLLHKVCAHLNKDKFYVRDAYACADDAYKMSIRVITETAYQNLFANNLFLRPEAGETIENPEWTIIAAPTFLADPAVDGTRQANFAILNFSEKIILIGGTGYTGEIKKGIFSVLNFILPEQKNTLSMHCSANVGADGDTAIFFGLSGTGKTTLSADPARGLIGDDEHGWGDSSVFNFEGGCYAKCVDLTAEKEPQIYNAIKFGSLLENINYFPGTRDVDFSNIEKTENTRVAYPINYIDNAVLPSIAGMPKNIFFLTADAFGVLPPLSKLNPGQAMFHFISGYTAKVAGTEAGVTEPQVTFSACFGKAFLPLHPTKYADLLGKKMEEHKVNVWLVNTGWSGGAYGVGQRMKLSYTRALITAALNGELDAATFTEHPVFGLQMPDACPGVPAEILNPRNTWSDKQNYDHKANELAKAFIDNFKQFEEFANDEILKSVPKVVEITL; encoded by the coding sequence ATGAGCAAAGTTTTAATGCCTAAACCAGACTTATCCCGGTTGAATTTGGGTACTGATAATGCATACTATCAGTTAAGCGTACCGCAACTGATAGAAGAAGCGATCAATAACGGAGAGGGTACGCTCTCATCTTCAGGTGCTTTGGCAATTGACACTGGTAAATTTACCGGTCGTTCGCCAAAAGACAGGTTTATAGTACTGGATGATATTACAAGAGATTCAGTTTGGTGGGGCGATATTAATATCCAGTTTAGTCAGTCAGATTTCAAGTCGTTGCTGCACAAAGTTTGTGCGCACCTTAACAAAGACAAATTTTATGTAAGAGACGCTTATGCCTGTGCCGATGATGCCTATAAAATGAGTATAAGGGTCATCACTGAAACTGCTTATCAAAATCTATTTGCCAATAACCTATTCCTGAGACCGGAAGCCGGAGAGACTATTGAAAATCCGGAGTGGACTATTATTGCTGCGCCAACTTTTCTGGCAGATCCTGCCGTTGACGGAACACGCCAGGCAAATTTTGCCATTCTGAATTTTTCAGAAAAAATAATCCTGATAGGGGGAACAGGATATACCGGCGAAATTAAAAAGGGAATTTTCTCTGTTTTAAATTTCATTCTGCCTGAGCAGAAAAATACACTGTCGATGCACTGTTCAGCGAATGTTGGTGCTGATGGCGATACAGCTATATTCTTTGGCCTTTCGGGAACAGGTAAAACCACTTTATCTGCTGATCCTGCAAGAGGATTAATCGGTGATGATGAGCATGGCTGGGGTGATTCTTCTGTTTTCAATTTTGAAGGAGGATGTTATGCGAAGTGTGTGGATCTGACTGCAGAAAAAGAACCGCAGATCTATAATGCAATCAAATTTGGCTCATTACTGGAGAATATCAATTATTTTCCGGGTACCAGAGATGTTGATTTTTCAAATATTGAAAAAACAGAGAATACAAGGGTAGCTTACCCAATCAATTATATTGATAATGCGGTTTTACCTTCTATTGCAGGTATGCCTAAAAATATTTTCTTCCTGACTGCAGATGCTTTTGGGGTTTTACCTCCATTATCAAAATTAAATCCGGGTCAGGCGATGTTTCATTTCATTTCCGGCTATACAGCTAAGGTAGCGGGTACTGAAGCAGGCGTAACGGAGCCACAGGTGACTTTCTCTGCCTGTTTTGGTAAAGCTTTCCTGCCATTGCACCCTACTAAATATGCGGACCTGCTTGGAAAGAAAATGGAAGAGCATAAAGTTAATGTATGGCTGGTGAATACCGGTTGGAGCGGAGGAGCGTATGGTGTAGGTCAGCGCATGAAATTAAGTTATACACGTGCTTTGATTACAGCGGCCTTAAATGGAGAACTGGATGCTGCAACATTTACTGAACATCCTGTTTTTGGCTTACAAATGCCAGATGCCTGTCCGGGTGTTCCTGCTGAAATATTAAACCCAAGAAATACCTGGTCGGACAAACAAAATTACGATCATAAAGCAAATGAACTTGCCAAAGCGTTTATTGACAACTTTAAGCAATTTGAAGAGTTCGCAAACGATGAAATACTGAAATCAGTCCCAAAAGTTGTAGAAATCACACTTTAA
- a CDS encoding substrate-binding domain-containing protein, translating to MKKLIFILPLFLFIACKQKPKNDDGGGSRTSGTVKMLVDESFSSVLQDQIEVFKLDYPDARFELIQGNENKILPTFLNDSVRVAILSRMLTPEEEKAYSKRSIPVFTSRFAIDGIALITGNDNPDSTITADEVVSILKGTSASGKQLVFDNAYSSTLRYFKDLAKIKDLPKSGIYTLQNNNDVIKYVAEHKNYIGVVGVNWLLKSSRDQQDFTSKVKVMGVKNTAGKKGDNAFYKPTQKNLIDGIYPFLRNIYIVNAEGKNGLGTGFATWLTGQRGQLIVLKSGLGPNKMNPREINIKNKN from the coding sequence ATGAAGAAGCTAATTTTTATCCTGCCATTATTTTTATTTATTGCCTGTAAGCAAAAACCTAAAAATGATGATGGGGGGGGATCTCGTACTTCAGGCACTGTTAAAATGCTTGTCGATGAAAGCTTTTCTTCAGTTCTTCAGGATCAGATTGAAGTTTTTAAACTGGATTATCCGGATGCCAGGTTTGAACTGATACAGGGCAATGAGAATAAAATCCTTCCTACTTTTCTAAATGATAGCGTAAGGGTGGCCATTTTATCAAGAATGCTTACTCCGGAAGAAGAGAAAGCCTACAGCAAAAGGAGTATTCCTGTTTTTACATCCAGGTTCGCTATTGATGGTATTGCATTGATAACCGGAAATGACAATCCTGACTCTACAATTACTGCGGATGAGGTTGTCTCTATACTGAAAGGAACATCTGCTTCAGGAAAACAACTCGTTTTCGATAACGCTTATTCGAGCACACTGCGCTACTTCAAAGACCTTGCAAAAATTAAAGATCTGCCTAAATCAGGTATTTATACTTTGCAGAACAATAATGACGTTATAAAATACGTTGCAGAACATAAGAACTATATTGGGGTTGTTGGGGTGAACTGGCTACTAAAAAGTAGCAGGGATCAGCAGGACTTTACCTCTAAGGTGAAAGTTATGGGTGTAAAAAACACCGCGGGCAAAAAAGGGGATAATGCCTTTTATAAACCTACTCAAAAGAACTTAATTGATGGTATATATCCTTTTCTGAGGAATATATATATTGTTAATGCGGAAGGTAAAAATGGTTTAGGCACGGGTTTTGCAACGTGGTTAACTGGCCAGAGGGGTCAGCTGATCGTTTTGAAATCCGGACTGGGACCAAACAAAATGAATCCGCGGGAGATTAATATAAAAAATAAAAATTAA
- a CDS encoding diacylglycerol/lipid kinase family protein, whose protein sequence is MAKSNILFIINPISGGKDKLKIPAIIDANLDRSRFNPNYSFTEYVGHAAEIAEEAANKNFDIIVAVGGDGTINEIAAKVMQQQKILGIIPFGSGNGLARFLKIPMNTAKAIQVLNKLNVIKIDTGTFNDKFFFNMAGMGFDAHISSVFVGNKKRGLSGYLKLGFKEMINYKPETYHIRIDGVGYTRTAFVVSVANSSQYGNNAHVSPQASVTDGLLDVCIIKSFPLYKLPVLAYHMLSATTDRSDLVEIIKGKDIQITRVEDAAIHIDGEPYFMGREIAVSISPLSLNVIVPPEMGITVPE, encoded by the coding sequence TTGGCAAAGTCGAACATTCTATTTATTATTAATCCTATATCCGGGGGTAAGGATAAATTAAAGATCCCTGCTATAATAGATGCCAACCTGGACAGGTCCAGGTTTAATCCTAATTATAGTTTTACGGAGTATGTAGGACATGCTGCAGAGATAGCGGAAGAAGCTGCGAATAAGAACTTTGATATTATTGTTGCCGTAGGCGGTGATGGAACGATCAATGAAATTGCAGCAAAAGTAATGCAGCAGCAAAAAATCCTTGGAATTATTCCCTTTGGTTCAGGAAATGGTTTGGCCCGTTTTTTAAAAATACCGATGAATACCGCGAAAGCTATTCAGGTATTAAACAAACTGAATGTGATTAAAATAGATACGGGAACATTCAATGATAAATTTTTCTTTAATATGGCAGGTATGGGATTTGATGCCCATATCAGTTCTGTATTTGTGGGGAATAAAAAAAGAGGATTATCTGGTTATCTTAAACTGGGATTTAAGGAAATGATTAATTATAAACCTGAAACCTATCATATCCGGATTGATGGGGTGGGTTATACCAGAACAGCTTTTGTGGTTAGTGTAGCAAACTCTTCTCAATATGGAAATAATGCACACGTTTCTCCACAAGCCTCAGTAACAGATGGTTTGCTGGATGTTTGTATTATAAAATCATTCCCTTTATATAAATTACCGGTACTGGCTTATCATATGCTGAGTGCTACCACTGATCGTTCTGACCTGGTAGAGATTATCAAAGGGAAAGATATACAGATTACCAGGGTGGAAGATGCGGCTATACATATTGACGGAGAGCCTTATTTTATGGGCAGAGAGATCGCGGTAAGTATTTCTCCTTTGTCTTTAAATGTAATTGTACCACCGGAGATGGGTATTACGGTTCCGGAATAA
- the metK gene encoding methionine adenosyltransferase yields the protein MSYLFTSESVSEGHPDKVADQISDALIDNFLAFDPESKVACETLVTTGQVFLAGEVKSTAYLDVQKIAREVINKIGYTKGEYMFDSNSCSVLSAIHEQSPDINQGVDKEDKTTQGAGDQGMMFGYATRETENFMPLALDLAHKILIELAAIRRENTEITYLRPDAKSQVTLEYNDNNEPVRIDSIVVSTQHDDFDDEPAMLKKINDDIINILIPRVSSQYPQFSKLFNKDIKYHINPTGKFVIGGPHGDTGLTGRKIIVDTYGGKGAHGGGAFSGKDPSKVDRSAAYATRHIAKNLVAAGVADEILVQVSYAIGVAQPMGIYVNTYGTAKVKDADGKLLTDGQIAKEVEKIFDMTPYGIETRLKLRNPIYSETAAYGHFGKNNEVITKVFKASNGVEKEITVELFTWEKLDYVDAVKKAFSL from the coding sequence ATGTCATATTTATTTACATCAGAATCTGTTTCTGAAGGCCATCCTGATAAAGTAGCAGATCAAATTTCGGATGCACTAATTGATAATTTTTTAGCATTTGATCCTGAATCAAAAGTTGCCTGTGAAACTTTAGTAACTACCGGACAGGTTTTCCTGGCTGGCGAAGTAAAATCAACCGCCTATCTTGATGTCCAGAAGATCGCAAGAGAAGTAATCAATAAAATTGGTTATACTAAAGGTGAATATATGTTTGACAGTAACTCTTGTAGTGTGCTTTCTGCAATTCACGAGCAATCTCCTGATATCAATCAGGGTGTAGATAAAGAAGACAAAACAACTCAGGGAGCTGGTGACCAGGGAATGATGTTTGGTTACGCAACAAGAGAAACTGAAAACTTCATGCCTCTTGCACTGGATCTTGCACACAAAATTCTGATTGAATTAGCTGCAATCCGTCGCGAAAACACTGAAATCACCTACCTGCGTCCTGATGCAAAATCTCAGGTTACTTTAGAGTATAATGATAACAATGAGCCGGTAAGAATCGATTCTATCGTTGTCTCTACACAACATGATGATTTCGACGATGAGCCTGCCATGCTTAAAAAGATAAATGACGATATTATCAATATCCTGATTCCACGTGTATCAAGTCAATATCCTCAGTTCAGCAAACTGTTCAACAAGGATATTAAATATCACATTAACCCAACCGGTAAATTCGTTATTGGTGGTCCGCATGGTGATACAGGTCTGACAGGAAGAAAAATCATCGTTGATACTTATGGTGGTAAAGGTGCACATGGTGGTGGTGCTTTTTCAGGAAAAGATCCTTCTAAAGTTGACCGTTCTGCCGCTTATGCAACCAGACATATTGCAAAAAACCTGGTAGCTGCCGGTGTTGCAGACGAAATCCTGGTTCAGGTATCTTATGCAATCGGTGTTGCTCAGCCTATGGGTATTTACGTAAATACTTACGGTACTGCAAAAGTTAAAGACGCAGACGGCAAATTACTTACTGATGGTCAGATAGCGAAAGAAGTAGAAAAAATCTTCGACATGACTCCTTATGGTATTGAAACCCGTTTAAAACTGAGAAACCCGATTTATTCAGAAACTGCAGCTTATGGTCACTTTGGTAAAAATAACGAAGTAATCACCAAAGTATTCAAAGCTTCTAACGGTGTTGAAAAAGAAATCACAGTAGAATTATTTACCTGGGAAAAATTAGACTATGTAGATGCTGTTAAAAAAGCATTTTCTCTATAA
- a CDS encoding translation initiation factor has product MKPNKKSLSDLGGIMYSTDPSYSFENEDDTAQEVVANNQQDLRVMLDRKNRGGKAVTLITGYRGSAADLEKLSKMLKTKCGVGGSAKDGEIIIQGDFRDKVVLMLQKEGYKVKKSGG; this is encoded by the coding sequence ATGAAACCGAATAAAAAGTCATTGAGCGATCTTGGAGGAATCATGTATTCTACAGATCCTTCTTATAGTTTTGAAAATGAGGATGATACGGCGCAGGAAGTGGTTGCGAATAATCAGCAGGATCTGCGTGTGATGCTGGACCGTAAGAACAGGGGAGGGAAAGCTGTTACACTGATTACCGGTTATCGGGGTAGTGCAGCAGATTTGGAGAAGCTCTCCAAAATGCTGAAGACTAAATGCGGGGTAGGTGGAAGTGCCAAAGACGGAGAGATTATTATCCAGGGTGATTTCAGAGATAAGGTTGTTTTGATGCTTCAGAAAGAAGGATATAAAGTGAAAAAATCCGGCGGATAA
- a CDS encoding ExbD/TolR family protein, producing MPRAKVQRKSTSIDMTAMCDVSFLLLTYFILSATAKQPDPLDVRLPTSTYKIKVPEKDIAILTIGADKVFFEAAGQDIKVATLEKIGEQYKINFTPEEKKRFSVIGSFGVPIQSLKQFVMLDGEKRKKSGLETGIPTDSTNNQLADWILQSRKAVAELHSEGMRVSIKGDADEGYPMVKKIVDILQKQKINKFSLITTAEGGSK from the coding sequence ATGCCTAGAGCAAAGGTTCAAAGAAAGAGTACCTCGATTGATATGACCGCCATGTGCGACGTGTCCTTCCTGTTACTTACTTACTTTATTTTATCAGCAACAGCAAAACAACCGGATCCTTTGGATGTAAGACTTCCTACTTCAACGTATAAGATCAAAGTTCCTGAAAAGGACATTGCAATCTTAACGATTGGTGCAGACAAAGTTTTCTTCGAAGCTGCTGGTCAGGATATCAAAGTAGCTACGCTGGAAAAAATAGGTGAGCAATATAAAATTAATTTCACGCCAGAAGAGAAAAAACGCTTTAGCGTTATAGGCTCATTTGGTGTTCCAATTCAGAGCTTGAAACAGTTCGTGATGCTGGACGGAGAGAAAAGAAAGAAATCAGGTCTGGAAACAGGTATACCTACAGATTCTACCAATAATCAATTGGCAGACTGGATTCTTCAATCCCGTAAAGCAGTTGCTGAGCTGCATTCTGAAGGAATGAGAGTAAGTATTAAAGGCGATGCCGATGAAGGTTATCCAATGGTCAAAAAAATTGTTGACATCCTTCAAAAACAAAAAATTAACAAATTCAGTTTAATCACCACTGCTGAAGGCGGTAGCAAATAA